A window of the Yersinia rochesterensis genome harbors these coding sequences:
- the hns gene encoding histone-like nucleoid-structuring protein H-NS, with translation MSEALKILNNIRTLRAQARECTLETLEEMLEKLEVVVNERREEDSQAQAEIEERTRKLQQYREMLIADGIDPNELLNTIAAAKAATGKSKRAARPAKYQYTDENGDVKTWTGQGRTPAVIKKAIEDEGKSLDDFLL, from the coding sequence ATGAGCGAAGCGTTAAAAATTCTTAACAACATCCGTACTCTGCGTGCACAAGCGCGTGAATGCACTCTTGAAACTTTAGAAGAGATGCTGGAGAAACTCGAAGTGGTCGTTAATGAACGCCGCGAAGAAGACTCTCAAGCACAGGCAGAAATTGAAGAACGCACACGTAAATTACAGCAATACCGTGAAATGCTTATTGCAGATGGTATTGATCCAAATGAACTGTTGAATACTATTGCAGCTGCTAAAGCCGCAACTGGTAAATCAAAACGTGCTGCACGCCCTGCTAAATATCAGTACACAGACGAAAATGGCGATGTTAAAACCTGGACAGGCCAAGGCCGTACTCCAGCAGTGATTAAGAAAGCCATTGAAGATGAAGGCAAATCACTAGATGATTTCCTGCTGTAG
- a CDS encoding thymidine kinase, with product MAQLYFYYSAMNAGKSTALLQSSYNYQERGMRTLVFTAEIDNRFGVGTVSSRIGLSSQALLYNSGTSLLSIINTEHQGSPVHCILLDECQFLTKEQVQELCQVVDELHIPVLCYGLRTDFLGELFPGSKYLLSWADKLVELKTICHCGRKANMVLRLDAQGRAVHDGEQVVIGGNESYVSVCRRHYKEAIKAASLSQYP from the coding sequence ATGGCTCAACTTTATTTTTATTACTCAGCAATGAATGCAGGTAAATCTACAGCGCTATTGCAGTCCTCTTATAACTACCAAGAGCGTGGTATGCGCACTCTGGTGTTTACAGCCGAGATTGATAATCGCTTTGGGGTTGGAACAGTCAGTTCGCGTATTGGTCTGTCTTCACAGGCCCTGCTTTACAATAGTGGGACATCATTATTATCTATAATCAACACCGAGCATCAGGGAAGTCCGGTCCATTGTATTTTACTCGATGAGTGCCAATTTTTGACTAAAGAGCAGGTTCAGGAATTGTGCCAGGTGGTGGATGAATTGCATATCCCTGTGCTGTGTTATGGTTTACGCACTGACTTCCTCGGTGAGTTATTCCCTGGCAGTAAATACTTATTGTCGTGGGCTGACAAATTGGTCGAGCTAAAGACAATTTGTCATTGTGGGCGTAAGGCTAATATGGTGTTACGTTTAGATGCACAGGGCCGGGCTGTTCACGATGGTGAACAAGTTGTTATCGGTGGGAATGAAAGCTACGTTTCTGTTTGCCGACGCCATTATAAAGAAGCCATCAAAGCTGCCTCCCTCTCTCAATATCCTTAA